TCCAGGCCGTCCACGTCGCTGGCCCTGACCTTGAGCATGTACGAGTCGTCGCCCGCGATGAACCAGCAGTCCTCGATCTCGTGCAGGTCCTTCAGGCGCCGTGCCACGTCCTCGTGGTCGGCGGCGTCGGAGAGCGAGATGCCGATGAGGGCGATGACGCCGAGGCCGAGCGAGGCGGAGTCGACGGTGGCGCGGTAACCCGTGATGACACCGGCCGCCTCCAGGCGGTTGATCCGGTCCGTGACGCTGGGCCCGGAGAGGCCGACGAGCCGGCCGAGTTCGGCGTACGACGCCCGTCCGTTCTCCCGCAAAGCCTGGATGAGCTGCCTGTCCACGGCGTCCATAGGTGCGATGCCTTTCATTATTCAGCGATACCGCGAGTCTATGTGTAGAATCTAAGGCGTAACAGGGCCTAGGCCCTGTGAATCTTTCTCAATCTCAGCCGATCAACGACGATCCTTCAGGAGTGAGTCACCCGTGTACTCGATCGAGATGGCCTACGCCCGCATGCGCGAGCTCCAGGACATGGCCAACCGCTCGCGTGCCCACAAGACCGCCGCGCCCAAGGCCCGCGCGAAGCGCGCCGCCAAGAAGCGCTAACCCCCCTGGGAGCCGGAGCCCAGCTCTCCCTCCCACCGGCGGTACAGGCTGTGCGGCACCCGTGCCGCGTCCAGCACCCGCCCGGCGACGAAGTCCACCAGATCCTGGATGTGCGTCGCCCCCGCGTAGAACGCCGGAGAGGCGGGCAGCACGATCGCGCCCGCCTCGTCCAGGCTCACCAAGTGCTTCAGCGTCTGTCCGTTCAGCGGCGTCTCGCGTACGCAGACCACGAGCCGTCGGCCTTCCTTCAGCGTCACGCTCGCCGACCGCTGCAGCAGGTCCTTCGAGAGCCCGAGCGCCACCCCGGCCACGCACGCCGTGGACGCCGGCACGATCAGCATCCCCTTCGTCGCGTACGAGCCTGAGGACGGCCCCGCCGCCAGGTCACCGGCGGACCAGTACCGCACGTCGGACACGTCCGGGTCGAACACCCCCGGCTTGCCGTCCGCGCCGCGCGCCAGCCACTGCCGCAGGTCGTCCCGCCAGTGCGCGTCCCGGAAGGCGATCCCCGTCTCGTCGAGCAGCGTCAGCCGTGACGCCCGGGACACGACGAGGTCCACGCTCTCCCCCGCCGCGAGCAGCGCACGCAGCACAGCGGCGGCGTACGGCGTGCCCGAGGCACCCGACACCCCCACGATCCAAGGCCTACGCTGTGTATCTCCTGGGTTCACGCTGTGAAGCCTATCCCCGGGCCGTTCACACGGTGAGCCCGCGTACGAGCAGATCGAGCAGCGCGCACGCGAACAGGGCGATCCCGATGAATCCGTTCACCTGGAAGAAGGCACGGTTCAGGCGGGACAGGTCGTGCGGCTTCACGATCGAGTGCTCGTAGACGAAGGCGCCCGCGACGATCGCGATGCCCAGCCAGAAGAACACGCCCGCGTCCGTGGCCGCCGCATACCAGACGAAGAGCGCCGTGGTCACCAGGTGACAGCCGCGCGCGCCCCGGATGGCGGCCGGGATGCCGAACCGCGCGGGCACCGACTTCACGCCGACCTCGCGGTCCGTCTCCACGTCCTGACAGGCGTAGATCAGGTCGAAGCCGCCGATCCAGATGCCGACCGCGAGCCCGAGGATCACCGCCTGCCACGACCACTCGCCGGTCACCGCGAGCCACGCGCCGATCGGGCCGATCGCCTGGGCGAGGCCGAGGATCGCCTGCGGGAAGTTCGTGAACCGCTTGCCGTACGGATAGACGACCATCGGGACCACCGCGACGGGCGCGAGCGCCAGACAGAGCGGGTTGAGCAGAGCCGCCGAGCCGAGGAACACGACGAGCGCGATGAGCGCGCCCGTCCACGCGGACTTCACCGACACCGCGCCCGTGACGAGCTCGCGGTGGGCGGTGCGCGGATTGCGGGCGTCGATCTCGCGGTCGATGATCCGGTTCGCCGCCATCGCGAACGTCCGCAGCCCCACCATGCAGATGGTGACCAGGAGCAGCCGTCCCCAGTGGATGTTCCCGTCCAGCCGGAACATCGCGGTCAGCGCGGCGATGTACGCGAACGGCAGCGCGAACACGGAGTGCTCGATCATGACGAGGCGCAGGAACGCCTTGGTGCGGCCCGGCTGCTGCGGGATCGCGGCTGATGCTGAACTCACGAGAGTCCGTACTCCTTCCAGCGACGGTCGACCTTCGCCGCGATGGACGGGTCGGACTCGACCATGTTCGGCCAGCCGCCGTCGCGTACGTAGCCCTCCTCGGGCAGCTTCTTCGTCGCGTCGATGCCCGCCTTGCCGCCCCAGAACTGCTGGTAGGAGGCGTGGTCGAGGTGGTCGACGGGACCCTCGACGACGGTGAGGTCGCGGGCGTAGTCCGTGTTGCCGAGCGCACGCCAGGACACCTCGTGCAGGTTGTGCACGTCGCAGTCCTTGTCCACCACGATGATCAGCTTCGTCAGGGACATCATGTGCGCGCCCCAGATGGCGTGCATCACCTTCTGCGCGTGCTTCGGGTACTTCTTGTCGATCGAGACGATCGCGCAGTTGTGGAAGCCGCCGGACTCCGGCAGGTGGTAGTCCACGATGTCCGGGACGATCACCTTGAGGAGAGGGAGGAAGAAGCGCTCCGTGGCGCGGCCCAGCGGGCCGTCCTCCGTCGGCGGTCGGCCCACCACGATCGACTGGAGCAGCGGACGCTTCCGCATCGTCACGCAGTCGATCTTCAGTGCGGGGAACGGTTCCTGCGGCGTGTAGAAGCCCGTGTGGTCGCCGAAGGGGCCCTCCGGGAGCATCTCGCCCGGCTCCAGCCAGCCCTCGATGACGACCTCGGCGTGCGCGGGCACCTGGAGCGGCACGGTCTTGCAGTCGACCATCTCGACACGCTTGCCCTGGATGAACCCGGCCAGCATGTACTCGTCCATGTCACCGGGCAGCGGCGCCGTGGAGGCGTACGTCACGGCGGGCGGGCAGCCGAAGGCGATCGCGACGGGGAGCTTCTCGCCCCTGCGGGCGGCCACCTGGTAGTGGTTGCGGCTGTCCTTGTGGATCTGCCAGTGCATGCCGATGGTGCGCTTGTCGTGGCGCTGGAGGCGGTACAGGCCCAGGTTGCGGACGCCGGTGTCCGGGTCCTTGGTGTGGGTCAGGCCCAGGTTGAAGAAGGAGCCGCCGTCCTCGGGCCAGGTGAAGAGCGCGGGCAGCTGCTCCAGGTCCACGTCGTCCCCGGTGAGGACGGTCTCCTGCACGGGCGCGTTCTCGCCCTTCACCTTCTTCGGCGGTACGTGCGTCATCGCGCCGAGCTTCCCGAACGCCTCGCGCACCCCGACGAAACCGTGCGGCAGTTCCGGCTTGAGCAGGCCGCCGATCTTCTCGCTGATCTCGTTGTACGACTTCAGGCCGAGCGCCTTCAGGAGGCGGCGGTCCGTCCCGTACACGTTCATCGCCAGGGGCATCGCGGAGCCCTTGACGTTCTCGAAGAGGAGCGCGGGACCGCCGGCCTTCTGGACGCGGTCGGTGATCTCGCCGACCTCCAGGTACGGGTCGACCTCGGCCTTGATGCGCTTGAGATCGCCCTCGCGGTCCAGTGCCCGGAGCAGGGAGCGAAGATCGTCGTAAGCCATGCGTTCCAGTATCCGGCACCGGTTACCCTGGCCCCGTCACCGGGGGCACGCACGCCACCCGCCGCAACCGCTTGGGGGATCGCGCCACCATGCTCAGGTATCTGCCGTTCCTGCTGGTCCTGGCGGTGTGGATCTACGCCTTCATCGATGTCCTGAACACT
The window above is part of the Streptomyces venezuelae genome. Proteins encoded here:
- a CDS encoding Lrp/AsnC family transcriptional regulator, with protein sequence MDAVDRQLIQALRENGRASYAELGRLVGLSGPSVTDRINRLEAAGVITGYRATVDSASLGLGVIALIGISLSDAADHEDVARRLKDLHEIEDCWFIAGDDSYMLKVRASDVDGLEKTIRRLSGTRGVSRTRTTIVLSTKWENRVGELPEEE
- a CDS encoding menaquinone biosynthesis decarboxylase, translated to MAYDDLRSLLRALDREGDLKRIKAEVDPYLEVGEITDRVQKAGGPALLFENVKGSAMPLAMNVYGTDRRLLKALGLKSYNEISEKIGGLLKPELPHGFVGVREAFGKLGAMTHVPPKKVKGENAPVQETVLTGDDVDLEQLPALFTWPEDGGSFFNLGLTHTKDPDTGVRNLGLYRLQRHDKRTIGMHWQIHKDSRNHYQVAARRGEKLPVAIAFGCPPAVTYASTAPLPGDMDEYMLAGFIQGKRVEMVDCKTVPLQVPAHAEVVIEGWLEPGEMLPEGPFGDHTGFYTPQEPFPALKIDCVTMRKRPLLQSIVVGRPPTEDGPLGRATERFFLPLLKVIVPDIVDYHLPESGGFHNCAIVSIDKKYPKHAQKVMHAIWGAHMMSLTKLIIVVDKDCDVHNLHEVSWRALGNTDYARDLTVVEGPVDHLDHASYQQFWGGKAGIDATKKLPEEGYVRDGGWPNMVESDPSIAAKVDRRWKEYGLS
- a CDS encoding UbiX family flavin prenyltransferase, whose amino-acid sequence is MNPGDTQRRPWIVGVSGASGTPYAAAVLRALLAAGESVDLVVSRASRLTLLDETGIAFRDAHWRDDLRQWLARGADGKPGVFDPDVSDVRYWSAGDLAAGPSSGSYATKGMLIVPASTACVAGVALGLSKDLLQRSASVTLKEGRRLVVCVRETPLNGQTLKHLVSLDEAGAIVLPASPAFYAGATHIQDLVDFVAGRVLDAARVPHSLYRRWEGELGSGSQGG
- the mqnP gene encoding menaquinone biosynthesis prenyltransferase MqnP; translation: MSSASAAIPQQPGRTKAFLRLVMIEHSVFALPFAYIAALTAMFRLDGNIHWGRLLLVTICMVGLRTFAMAANRIIDREIDARNPRTAHRELVTGAVSVKSAWTGALIALVVFLGSAALLNPLCLALAPVAVVPMVVYPYGKRFTNFPQAILGLAQAIGPIGAWLAVTGEWSWQAVILGLAVGIWIGGFDLIYACQDVETDREVGVKSVPARFGIPAAIRGARGCHLVTTALFVWYAAATDAGVFFWLGIAIVAGAFVYEHSIVKPHDLSRLNRAFFQVNGFIGIALFACALLDLLVRGLTV